TGGATCCATTGAAGCTGTTGGATTGGAGGAAAGCAGTACTAAAAAATTCTCCGAGTCCATGAACAGGTTCATGAACGTAGCAGAAGAGAAGATTGTAAGGCTCCAAGCTCAAGAAACATTAGCCATGTCACTGGTGAAGGAAATAACCGAGTATTTCCATGGAGATTCAGCTAGAGAAGAGGCTCACCCTTTTAGAACCTTCATGGTGGTCAAAGACTTCCTAGTGATTCTTGATCGGGTTTGCAAGGAAGTTGGAATGATAAATGAGCGGACAATAGTTAGCTCCGCTCATAAATTCCCAGTTCCAGTTAATCCAAATCAACAACCTGTCACTAGCCGATACACAGCTAAACGGCAGCACAGTTCCTCCTCTGATGAAGAATACTCCTCTGCTTAGTAGGTGTTGTTTGGTCATAACAGGCAACCCCTAGTTTTTGCTTTTAGCCAAAACCAATGTAATCTGCTATAAAAGGCCTTGTAGGAGTTTGCCTGAGATTGTGCACCTAGACTTTCTTTTAAGTTTGTGTATTATATAGATCACTGTATAATATGTTAGAAATTCTTTATCCTTTTGTATGGGTGTAGAGCAAGATTTAGAAACCTATGTTTGTAAGTTGCAAAAACCACTTCCAGAGTAGCAAAAAGATTATCAAATGGtgaaaataatatcattatcacaTCCTAAATAGGAAGGTCCAATTTGAATCTTCATCAACCAAACTTGATTGACCCCAGACCTTGGTATAGTATACCAAGGTGTAATTTCACAAGTGGGGTCGTATTCTTTGTATTTGTCTAACTTTACGAAATACTATAAAAtaggacaacaacaacaacaacaaacccagtgtattcccactttgtggggtctggggggggtaagatgtacgcagtccataggAAGTCTTCAAATGTTTAGAATCAGCTTTGAGTGATAAAGAGTTTTTCCAACTTCCATGTTGGAGAGAAGTTCAAATTGTTGGTCTGCATTACTTGTTGACAACATGAAGATCACATCTCACATCAGCTTTAAAATTTGCCATCCTTTTATTTCACTTAGCATTTTATAACTACTGGAAGACCAGATTACATTGTTCAAGCAGCAATACCTTAGTACAAGGATCTGAAAAGAGCTGACTAAcatctattttttgtttcattaaaaaaaacaaaagaagaaaagaggtaGACAGAGACATCAGATTTGTAGAAATCTCTTCACCATTAGAAATACAGAAAAAGCAACACAGATTACATAGTTGGGTAGCTATGAAGAAGGGACTTAAGAGTACAATGATCTATATATGATACTGAAAGTGGTATTTGTACAGGATAGAAAATGATCTAATAAATTACTGTATCTTACTCAACCAGATCGAGGGTGTCGTTTACTTATTGAGCAACAATGAGCTCGTCCATTTGGAATCCGCCATCACTCTCTGAAAGCATCAAAATGTCATCATCAGTTGTGAAATGATATCGCTCTCCGATGGCTCTCAGAAGCTGGTAAACTTCAAACATTGTCGGCCTCTCCTTAGGAACAGGAGACAACACACATCGACAAGCAACTTTAAGGACCTGGAAGATCTCATTGTCATAACCTTTACCAGACAATGAATGGTCAATCGCATCTTTAAGCTTAGATTCACCGGAGAGTTGTGTGATCCATTCCACCAAATTCCCCTTAAAGGTCTCGGGAGCTTTGGTGACAGAGGTCGGTTTCTCACCAGTAACTAACTCGAGAAGTACAACACCGAAACTGTACACATCACCTTTTGGAGTAGCCATGAGAGTTCGTGTGTACTCAGGAGCAACATAACCGAAGTCCCCGAATTCTCCATTGACAAAGGTACTCAAATGAGTGTCAATTGGATTCATTAGCCTGGCAAGCCCAAAATCTGATATCCTAGGTTCAAATTCCACATCCAGCAAGATGCATTTAGAACTAATATTTCTGTGAATGATACGAGGATTGCAGTTGTGGTGAAGCCATGCAAATCCTTTGGCTGCTCCAATGCCTATTTTTAATCTTATAGGCCACTCTAGAGTTTTTTCGCCTTCACTCACCGAATGTAACCTATCATGCAAGGTTCCATTTGGCATGTCTTTGTAGACCAACAGCCTTTCTTTTTTGGCAATGCAGAAACCTAAAAGAGGAACCAGATTACGATGCTTTACATTTCCCAATGTAGCCATCTCGGACATAAACTCTTTCTCTGAGTGCTGAGTATTCTGCAACCTCTTAACCATAAGTGAAGTGCCATCATCAAGTACTGCTTTGTAAAAAGTCCCGGTTCTTCCTGACCCGATAATATTGTTTTTGTTGAAGCTGTCAGTGGCCTTCATAAGATCACTAAATCTCATTTTTGAAGTAGACTTCTCAAACATTGAAAGCTGAAAATAAGGAACCTTAAGTCAATTAAGAAAACTTGAACAAGAGAAAAATCACACACGAGCAGCGGAGCAGGTGAAAATTCATTAGTTAAATGCTTCTATGAAAAGACGAGTTTATGGTTCTAAATATGACCACAATGCCACACTgtaaagggcagcccggtgcactaaagcaaccgctatgcgcggtgtccggggaagggccccaccacaagggtgtatcgtacccagccttaccttgcatttctgccagaggctgtttccaaggcttgaacccgtgacctcctggtcacatgacagcaactttaccagttactccaaggctcccctccAATGCTACACTATAGTTCATAAAAAAAACCACAACCCACTAAAATTGTTTTTTTGACGTATCAACAAAGGACGAATAGGAATTTCAGTAACGAGACAGTTTTTAATGATTCAGAGAAGTTAAAATTCTTACCTGGATTGCCTTTTTACCCTTAATACTCTTCGCCCATTTATTCCCTTCAGGATCATCATCCTTCTTCCTCTTCCTGGATATCCTTCTCATATAGAAGAACATACCGATGGCCAAAAATACAGCACCTAAACTTACCCCACCAACAGCTGCACCGACAATGATTGCGGTAGGGGGTTTCTTAGAAGTACCCTGGCAAGGATCTAACGGTTCTCCACACAGTCCGGGATTATTGGCATAGCTCTCTGCAGGAACAGTTGCATTTATGAAATGTGGAACTGGTCCAGTCAATCGATTGTTTGCTACATTAAAAGTTTTGAGGCGACCAAGCAGGCCAATTTCTGGAGGGATTTGACCCGTAAACTGGTTGTTTTCAAGTTTAAGGTTATTCAAAAAAGAGCAGTTTGCAAGATTAACTGGGATTTCCCCTGATAGTTGGTTAGATGAGAGATCCAGGGTTACCACGAAACCTATATATTTGGAGATATCAGATGGAATGCTTCCATGGAGATTGTTGCTCGAAAGATCTAATGATGTCATAGAGGTGCAATTCCGAAGACCAAGTGGAAACCTGCCCTTGAGACCCATGTCAGGAAGACTGATACTCAGAACCTTATTTTCATCAGGATGCCAGCACTGAATCCCAGCAAACTTGCAAATGAAACCTTCCGTCAGATTATCGAACTTCCATGTATAGCTCAAAGTATTATTTGGATCTTCTAATGAATCTTTTATAGATCTCAGACAGTCAATGTCGCTTTGAACAGCACAGCAAACAGCGCAACTCAAGATCAAGTAGATCAAAATAGCAGCAAGTGTGGTAAGAGCTCTGTTGTCCAAAACCATCTTGGCAAGGGGCCCAGTCATAACCACAACAGTCAAAGGTCCTAATTAAGCAGTTGACTGAAACATCTTAGGTCTTTATAAACTAGGCACCCCCGGAAAAATGCATTGCAAAAACAAATCCATTTTCTCCTGAGTTAAATCCAGTAACCTAGAAAATGTTGAAGGAAAATTTAAGAACGCAGGCGAAAAAATACGATGACGAGTCAGTTTTATCAATTAATCAACTATGCGTCACTTCCAAACTAGCTGGAAAAAACTATATGAGTCTGTGTATCCATCCCCCTTTTTGGTCCCATTTCATAACAATACTGAATAATTTAGCAAAATAGTGATTCGCCAGAACTAGAGGTGCTCAAATCCCATGCTTACAGGACAACCAAAATAAAGATTATAGGACAAGTCAGATACAAGCAGAAAACTGTTCCTCACAGATTTTAATGGAATAAACGGCAAACAAGGAGGCAAAAGAGACTGGGCAAGAGAAAAGGCACAATAGCGGCAGCAATCCAAGTGGATGCCCAGAAAAATTACATAACACTATCGTCAACAACAGAAAACTTCAATTATGAGATGATTCATATGAtcatctacaacaacaacaacatacccagtgaaattcCACAAGTgtagtctggggagggtagagtgtatgcagacctcaCCCCTACCTCGTTGAGGTACAGAGTTTGTTTCTGGAGGACCCTCGGCTCGAGTACAGCATATCACAGAAGGTATAAAAAGGGGAAAACATGATCATCTACAGCGAAAAGCATAAAGACCTTCCCGTGGTAGTTGAAAGCGAAAAAAACAGCCCATATAAACAAAAACCCCAAAAAACTTTATTCAAAGATGATTCAACCTGACCTAACAAAGCCACAAACACAAAGTTCACACCTCcaagaaaaaagttgaaaaagaaaaaagccCTCTACTTGATATACAATAAAGTCGAACAAGTACGGTTCACAGAACCCATAAAAGGTTCTGGATATCAAACAACAAGAGAGCAAATTTCAACTTTAGAAATTTCAAAGTTTAGAGCTTTTTGACCATGACTTccaaatttcaacaaataataaACCCCTTTCCTAGTTCAATAAGAAAAAAAGGCCCCTACTTGATataaaacaaaactaagaaaGGGTTCTGAAGATCAAACAACAAAAGGCCAAATTCAACTTCAATTTCCAAAAATATAATCCAGAGCTTTTCTATACAACTTTCAAGATTCAACAAATGACCAAGCCTTCATTCAAAACAGCTACCAACAGAATAAAGAAACAGTTTTTTTATAAGaattaggtataaataccccaaaaaaaaaaaatcaaactcaaTTTACAGAAACATAAGTCCAGAACTTTTATATACAACTTGCAAGATTCAACAAATTACCAAGTCCTTATTCAAAGCAGCTACCAACAGAATAAAGAAACAATCTTTTTATAAGAACTCAATATATGCACCAAAAAATAAGCCTAGAAATACTTAAAGATCAATAAACAAACATCCAAATTCAACTTCAATATTCCATAATATAACTCCAGaacttttcaaaattcatcaaattacccAAGTAATTATTAGTCAAAAGAACAACAAAACAGCCAACAACATAATAAAGAaacaatttttaattaaaaattaaaaacaattaGGTACAAGAATTATACCAATAAACAAATTGAacataaaaatacccaaaaacaatACTTACTCCCCAGTTTAGGCTACAAAATGCTGGATCTTGAGGGTCAATAAACAAGcacttaaggaaaaaaaaaagagagtatTTTTGGTgatatagttttttttctttttttcttttggtcaAAGAAAGAAGGCTAACAAGTGAGAAAATGAGAACTAAAActaagaaaatggaaaaaaaaaagtgattggaAAAAAAttggaaagtaaaaaaaaaaagaaagtgacaGGCGACGACCAGTTGCTTGACTTGCTGTTCACTGTGTGAATgccataattatttttttatctacttTTACTATCTTTTTaccaaaatataattataaatgtACTTTCCCTTTCATATTATTTGGTTCTtgttgatttgatatatttattttaaaaaaatattttttcaattaataaaaaaaaatatttaatatctcTTTGAACTACAACTAAATACAATGCACTTTAGTTTTACAGGATTCTATTATTTCTCAactcaattttaatatatttttatcattctttttaactgatatgatattttttaagctgacgtgacatctttgatgtaaattttataaTAAAAGCGTTGTGTTAGTATAAAagtatgattaaaaaaaaagtcaaaatagtTTAGCCATAATTTAAgggtaaaaaaaattgattgaataTTTCTCTTACTAGATTAATATTATTAATGGATTAATATATTGAAATTTTAAATCgaattattaattatgtttttttaaaaataaatcaaataaaatgaaaagggAAAATTAGTGGAAGATTGAAATGGAAGtattgaaaatgaagaaaaaagatgatgacTTTCTGACTTTTAGGCTCTTTTTCACACCTGAACCTAATTAGTAGAAGGAGtaacattatatttttttatttaatattgcaCTTTTTTTGGTCCACATTCCATTATTTTGCTactttctttgtttttgttttttatgtttattttagtgatttcattttttttttcttttaaattcttgCATATTATTCTTGAAGGGTCAAGCACGATAATATTAATGTAAAAAAAAGTCTTGTGGGgttatcaaattaaaaaataagtatataatacataatactccctctattttattttatgtatcgttattttttttttattaatttaaaaaagaatgtcatttttctttatttgataactatttaatgGCATAattcctattttatccttagtaAGTCCCATTTTATAAAAAAAGACAATTAAAAAGTAATCTTTAAGAGGAGCAAATGCGTAAGCTTCACAAAAGTCATCACTTATCCGTGTTTGGTCAAATAACGACatataaaatgagacggagggagtatgtgATAAGGTGGGATGATCTATTGATGAGAGCCGACgagaaaaacataaataataatagtatcaatttaatttcaagaaatttatttcatttattttgtatCGTCGACAttctttttattgtgttttgatcaGGTTtctaaataaatatgatatatttatgattatcattagattctcttgaaaatacataaataaaaaagagtgaaattcGCTCATTTACTCCTAACGACTGATTGATTGTGCTAATAGATTTATTCATAATAGATCagaagattttaaaatttgtcaTATCAACTATGATCAAAAGGTGTagattaaaggaaaaaaaaaaaagaagtggttACTACTTTCTTTCAGTAAAGCTTTTTTATGTACATTTCTTTTATTTAAGCTAGTCTATAAGTACTAAATTAGTAATTAATAATAGAGGGAGTAATTAGTATACATATATTGTGTTGCACGTGTTTGGCGTAAAGTTTGATCCAAAGTACAAACGTATAATCAACTTTGAAAAATACTGGATGATTTTGCTTAACATGTTTTTCTCATTGTAATTAATGAATTGAATTGACCTTCAAatgcctaattaattattaatattggTTTAACATTgccaaacccaaaaccaacaaacaATATTTTGGAATCTTTCTCATTTGTAAAAtgctccctccgtttaaaaacgaatgatttacttttctttttacttcgtttgaaaaaaataacttttttttttacaatactttAATTCTAATTTCCACGTgacatatttaggaccacaagattaaagcgcattttggtacatttgacacaactttaatttgagactacaagattcaaaagtctttttttattttcttaaacttcatgtcaagtcaaaatagatCGTTCttttttaaaacggagggagtatgtaATTTTCATTTTCGGCAACACTCCAAGAGAAATTAGAGGTGATAAAACTGAACTATGAACATATAACATGTTCAATTCGTTCAACTTTGAATGAATGTATTTTAGTCTACTTCAATCTAAGTAATTTTTAAGTGGGTTAATAACTCAATCATTTATTAATGAGAAACTTTCATAAATTAAACATATTGTTTTAAAATAACAAATACTCTAtctgttcatttttatttatctactttttttattttaagatgtCCTAATAATAATTGTCCATTTATAAAACAACTGATAGTTTAcctatttttacatattttacctTTAACATTAAATACGATTTATTATCTAATGTATTTCTCAAGGCATtaaattaattacattcaaagggtaatatgataaaattattcctattatttattattttttaatcctcGTGTCATAAGAAAGTGAACAAGTAAAGATAAATGAAGAGAGAAATTAGTCGAGAATAAGTTATCACGGGATTTGCTATCCTTAAATTAGTTGTCCCACATGTATGGGATAACCTATCTCactattatgatataaatggcgGGATAAACAATTCAGggactaactaatacctccaatcaaatacaaaataaaattatccTATATTTTATCATGTAATTTGTTAgaccttatacctcacaccaaaaaATCCATATGTATGAAATTtacaaaattttgatagtttaagaaggatttaattttttaatgtataaatattagtgattagattattttattattttttatttatttttttgataaagtagTATAACATTGCCCAAAAAACCTAGCCAATTTTGAAATAGTATTGATTCATTCATACATGGGATTTTTATTAAAGTTGATGAACCTTTAACTTTAATAAAGGTTTGATTACACTGAATAGATAGGAACATTTGTCCAAATCAAATTGAGCTATAATTTGACCTTTCCACTAATCAAATTGCACATTTTGAACCCAAAAATTTGGATAATTAAgctataaattaattttgattcgCGACTATGTTAAATGGTTTAAAAATCACTCAAGATAGTAATAATATGATTGAACCATGCTACTGAACATATAAAATTGTTTGGGACTAATAATTTGTAGATAGCGAGGAGGAAACACtttgataaatattgttcatATTCCAttgcttaaaatttttaaaaatattaatcgagataaaaaaatatcttcatTTCATTTGCTTAAGTTTGGTGGACAGGATTATACATTATTTGTGCTGGTGAAAGATAGTTATagcaaaatttatttttggatgatttctCATTCGAAATATAGCGGCACATAAAAAAGGACTAGCATGCCAAAAGTTCGATTCTTTCGGGAATAAAGTTCATAATCAAGAATGATTCGTAGAATGAAGGAAGTGTATATtgaggatttcatatcacatttTAGCTTGTAACAAAGGAAGAGATAGAACAGAGTTCTTTACAAATGAATAAAAAGAGACTTTCTCAATGACCTTTTCTACTTACAGTCAAGTGGTCGGAAACTCCTTGTTTTAAGGCATTATTGCTTAGAGATAGACCCCGATAACAaataagaaatccaaaaaaacTTAGGCTAAGTATGACAAGTGAGCAGTGGACGCATATGTAAATTACTATTCTTTATGTTTTAATCTATATGACGATATTCAgattttaaaagttaaaactttttaattttgatcatttcaatatgaaatttctaaaatatgtaaaataaaatctacatatttaacttttttcttcGTAAAAGATATTCTAAATTATTGTACAATACAATAGAAAATTGGgataaaaagaatcaaaaaatatttaaaaagaagtaattattctatattttttgtcttacttttctttttgatcGAATTAAAGGAGAATACTATCTTTTCTTTGTTGACAATAACATATCTAGTGAGATTTCAAGTGTATTTATAGAATATAAACATGTTTTATTTATTCCTACCTTATGAAGATAACTGTCTTTCTTTTTGCAAATgactctttaattttagtttttcaaatGACATATGTAAcagtacaaaattttaaaaaaattactttttatatatttcacatatcttcaacttaaaatcacaaaatttaaaatattttctaccTATTTAAAATTTGTTGGAAAATATGTCACGaacacaaaaattatataaagaaaaatacaaaataaagagttAATAATATGAATGATAGAACATAGAGTTAAATTCTTGAAATACGTACGTAACATTTTTCTAAAAACGATATtgatgttttttttctttgtgagATTGCTATAAAATTATATGCAATTAGTTTtagtaaatagtaaaaaattcttctcaaaaataaaaattattattgaacTTGAccatttgaaaaagaaaagagattttGTGGAATGTTgtgaatacatacatacataccaCTTCTGTATTTCAAGTCTTTTCACTCTGGGTTAGTTGTTTAGATTATTAAGGCCCCGTTTGGTCATGAAAtttactttgtttttttttagagttggagttgaagatgaaatTGGAGTTAGACttgaagttgtgtttgaccatgaatataaattaaagttatttttaaaattttgcgaGATAAgtatgagagaaaaaataaaaataagtaaaacttgtttttacttttctaaataatttactgaaattggagttggaaaattcatgGAACGCAgcgatatttcacttttttcactaaagtgaaataatttttcaaaaaaaaaaaattctatggcCAAACGACTACTAAGAGCCCGTTTGGCcataatttttttcccttttttccaaactttttaatttttttttttcactttttcgaaaattatggtgtttggccatgaaaattaaaaaaattatttcggaGTTGGATcccaaaaagtgaaaacaactttttgttattttcactAATTTTCACTTCCATTTctaactttcattattattacatataactccgatctttaaatttttacacaaactaTAACCAaccaccaaaaaaaattattatttattttctatagtACAACATCATTTTAAATTGTTACagatattctaatttttttttcttattttaaccaaaatttactaatgtaaagtaaaaaataataatgacaatCTATGAcgaaaatatatcaatttttattttgaatgaactatattatagaaatataagacctagtatattatattatttaaaaatgagaaatttaatatttttttcttgtcattctaattttctgtatatgtcatataatgactatgatgattttaataaattattaaaaagtggtcAATAACGTCGCATATCAAACAGAACATAACGATCCATATTGACGATTACCTTATTTTGGTTTTATGGATTTTCAACAAAGACGAGCGTGGTAATTAGCTTAACAAAAGTTTATtctctttaccaaaaaaaaaaaaatattcaagaaaaatcaatatcatcaataaagaaaaaacaaaaattaacactaatctattcaaaaataatttatccataattttttttaaaaagatcaaattcaataaaataattaattcaagtaaaagtaattaagaattttcatcaacaaatttatgaatatataaaatatatttatatccatcaatcatatttatcaaaatatattttatctattcaatcgattatggttagataaatttatttagctcgtgcttgtgatatttttattcaaattttaaaagaataacaatcataataattaatttgttgttaattattttatcaattgaagacatataaattattttctcaacatttgattgtatgttagtaggtaaattattaattgagtaattt
The Capsicum annuum cultivar UCD-10X-F1 chromosome 6, UCD10Xv1.1, whole genome shotgun sequence DNA segment above includes these coding regions:
- the LOC107875376 gene encoding probably inactive leucine-rich repeat receptor-like protein kinase At5g48380; the encoded protein is MTGPLAKMVLDNRALTTLAAILIYLILSCAVCCAVQSDIDCLRSIKDSLEDPNNTLSYTWKFDNLTEGFICKFAGIQCWHPDENKVLSISLPDMGLKGRFPLGLRNCTSMTSLDLSSNNLHGSIPSDISKYIGFVVTLDLSSNQLSGEIPVNLANCSFLNNLKLENNQFTGQIPPEIGLLGRLKTFNVANNRLTGPVPHFINATVPAESYANNPGLCGEPLDPCQGTSKKPPTAIIVGAAVGGVSLGAVFLAIGMFFYMRRISRKRKKDDDPEGNKWAKSIKGKKAIQLSMFEKSTSKMRFSDLMKATDSFNKNNIIGSGRTGTFYKAVLDDGTSLMVKRLQNTQHSEKEFMSEMATLGNVKHRNLVPLLGFCIAKKERLLVYKDMPNGTLHDRLHSVSEGEKTLEWPIRLKIGIGAAKGFAWLHHNCNPRIIHRNISSKCILLDVEFEPRISDFGLARLMNPIDTHLSTFVNGEFGDFGYVAPEYTRTLMATPKGDVYSFGVVLLELVTGEKPTSVTKAPETFKGNLVEWITQLSGESKLKDAIDHSLSGKGYDNEIFQVLKVACRCVLSPVPKERPTMFEVYQLLRAIGERYHFTTDDDILMLSESDGGFQMDELIVAQ